The following are encoded in a window of Sminthopsis crassicaudata isolate SCR6 chromosome 5, ASM4859323v1, whole genome shotgun sequence genomic DNA:
- the LOC141544569 gene encoding uncharacterized protein LOC141544569 gives MIPMYTLHAAKAPTHWAITPNLPKLQMMTWVHESIPLKLTGNGSFLVGSHIHPGYPERQPQMFKQSKDSLTFMTTHLPLCIVLEGQGNDWYATMKRLNRSHLLHSNDELNNISTSMMVQMKEIHGKNTMNAVRQRRTDLPSCIDSKLGVVFGQLRECSTGLMRKSISLQDGTVNLTFWDRNADSHSQLIAPVFYSNHVLQPHLWKVGLVTNRIKMQLYISNNQDRELTFTQWHRVFGNKNSTCRRGVFPNSTLCYSFEGQLWTLGNALFLICLNSNYKITKAEGVLQGLLKNLHHRGKREGGSMFLLLAALALSISEEFQIRELNTQLTIVAEKLQKYMTENDLAWRHQEAIDSMLISQITQLQYVSLELVKQQALLSRYVKLTCSFLYRASCILPVLYNCSDYAYLERLLRNASMQTSLQNELMALDKIINGLENVTIDFNKQWEESTSSLMAWLNGLDYHNVIHWLILGCVALVLVLLMLCFLPLIIRAILFALCLSLTELKASNVLNAKGDL, from the coding sequence ATGATTCCAATGTATACTCTACACGCGGCTAAGGCACCAACTCATTGGGCTATAACTCCTAATCTTCCCAAATTACAAATGATGACATGGGTTCATGAAAGTATCCCTTTAAAATTGACTGGTAATGGCTCATTCTTGGTAGGCTCACACATTCACCCAGGGTACCCAGAGCGACAACCTCAAATGTTTAAACAAAGTAAAGACAGCCTAACTTTTATGACAACCCACTTGCCACTGTGCATAGTTCTTGAGGGACAAGGGAATGATTGGTATGCAACCATGAAAAGGCTGAATAGAAGTCATCTGCTACACAGTAATGATGAGTTAAATAATATAAGTACCAGTATGATGGTGCAGATGAAGGAAATACATGGGAAAAATACAATGAATGCTGTGAGACAGCGACGTACTGATTTGCCGAGTTGTATAGACTCAAAGTTGGGTGTAGTTTTTGGACAATTAAGGGAATGCAGTACAGGACTAATGAGGAAAAGCATATCTTTGCAAGATGGCACTGTGAACTTGACGTTTTGGGATCGGAATGCCGATTCTCACTCTCAACTAATTGCTCCTGTATTCTATTCTAATCATGTCCTGCAGCCACATCTGTGGAAAGTGGGATTAGTTACAAATAGGATAAAAATGCAGTTATATATATCTAATAATCAGGACAGGGAGTTGACTTTTACCCAATGGCATCGGGTTTTTGGCAATAAGAATTCCACTTGTAGACGGGGAGTTTTTCCAAATAGTACATTGTGTTATAGCTTTGAAGGACAATTGTGGACTCTGGGTAATGCATTGTTCCTGATATGTTTGAACTCAAACTATAAGATAACCAAAGCAGAAGGGGTTCTTCAAGGACTGTTGAAAAATCTGCACCATAGAGGAAAACGGGAAGGTGGCAGTATGTTTTTATTACTGGCGGCCTTGGCTCTGAGTATCTCAGAGGAATTCCAGATAAGAGAACTGAATACACAATTAACTATTGTGGCAGAGAAGCTGCAGAagtacatgactgaaaatgacttggCCTGGAGACACCAGGAGGCCATAGACTCTATGCTGATTTCTCAAATAACTCAACTGCAATATGTTTCCTTGGAGTTAGTGAAACAACAAGCTTTGTTGTCCCGATATGTGAAACTTACTTGTAGCTTTTTATATCGTGCCTCTTGTATATTACCTGTGTTATATAATTGCTCTGATTATGCATATCTTGAACGTCTTTTACGTAATGCTTCTATGCAAACGTCTTTACAAAATGAATTAATGGCCCTTGACAAAATTATAAATGGATTGGAGAATGTGACAATTGATTTCAATAAGCAATGGGAGGAATCGACCTCCTCTTTGATGGCATGGTTGAATGGGCTTGACTATCACAATGTAATTCATTGGTTAATTCTTGGGTGTGTTGCCCTAGTCCTTGTACTGTTAATGTTGTGTTTTTTGCCTTTGATAATTCGAGCCATACTTTTTGCACTATGTCTGTCTCTGACAGAACTGAAGGCATCTAATGTCTTAAATGCCAAAGGAGATTTGTAA